The following are encoded in a window of Lactobacillus panisapium genomic DNA:
- a CDS encoding DEAD/DEAH box helicase, which yields MNNIFTNENIKPAIRQGLAKIHFTEPTKVQEKVIPVLLAHKNAVVQAVTGSGKTHSFLIPVLNEIDEKLEYPQAILTAPSRELSEQLYQVARELRDAAGLNISIAHFAGGSDRERQLKKIDNHKPQVVIATPGRLHDFVEKKILLLDYVKDFVIDEADMTLDMGFLADIDFIAQRLPKDTTLAAFSATIPVKLANFLRKYMSKPEQIVIDNPAVISPTIKNDLLDIGSKNRKAVLHQLLTLGQPYLAVIFANTKQTVDDLTRYLQDQGLKVAKIHGGITERERKRTLREVEAGQYQYVVATDLAARGLDIAGVSLVVNYEIPRDLEFVIHRIGRTGRNGLAGHAVTLIKAEEMNRIASLEKMGIHFDFVEIKNGELVPRKHYHSRNERNNSSYAIDNRVNGYVKKAKKKRKPGYKKKIKRVIQQDKAQKNKIEQRHKIRKAKQQRKKRREDRS from the coding sequence GTTGTGCAGGCGGTAACCGGTTCAGGTAAGACCCATTCCTTTTTAATTCCGGTTCTAAATGAGATTGACGAAAAGCTTGAGTATCCTCAGGCTATTTTGACTGCACCAAGTCGTGAACTGTCAGAGCAGCTTTACCAAGTTGCCCGTGAGTTACGTGATGCTGCTGGGCTAAATATTTCAATTGCTCATTTTGCCGGCGGCAGTGATCGTGAGCGGCAGCTTAAAAAAATTGACAATCATAAACCGCAAGTAGTTATTGCGACTCCCGGACGTTTACATGATTTTGTTGAAAAGAAAATCTTACTTTTAGATTATGTTAAAGACTTTGTCATTGATGAAGCAGATATGACCTTAGATATGGGCTTTTTAGCCGATATTGATTTTATTGCGCAAAGATTGCCAAAAGACACCACTTTGGCTGCCTTTTCAGCAACGATTCCGGTAAAACTAGCAAACTTCTTGCGCAAATATATGTCTAAGCCGGAGCAAATTGTAATTGATAACCCAGCAGTAATTTCGCCAACCATTAAAAATGATTTACTTGATATTGGCTCCAAAAATAGAAAAGCAGTCCTGCATCAATTGTTAACTTTGGGTCAGCCCTATTTGGCTGTTATTTTTGCTAATACAAAGCAAACAGTTGATGATTTAACTCGCTACTTGCAGGATCAGGGACTAAAAGTAGCGAAAATTCATGGTGGAATCACTGAACGGGAAAGAAAACGGACATTGCGAGAGGTTGAAGCAGGTCAGTATCAGTACGTGGTTGCAACTGATTTGGCTGCACGTGGTTTAGATATTGCTGGTGTCAGCTTAGTCGTTAATTATGAAATTCCCCGTGATTTAGAGTTTGTCATTCACCGTATCGGACGAACTGGGCGGAATGGGTTAGCTGGACATGCCGTTACTTTGATTAAAGCAGAAGAAATGAATCGCATTGCTAGTCTAGAAAAAATGGGGATTCACTTTGATTTTGTTGAAATAAAAAACGGAGAGTTGGTTCCTCGTAAGCATTATCACAGTCGTAATGAGCGAAATAATTCATCCTACGCAATTGATAATCGGGTAAACGGCTACGTTAAAAAGGCAAAAAAGAAACGTAAACCTGGTTATAAAAAGAAGATTAAACGAGTTATTCAACAAGATAAGGCGCAAAAAAATAAAATTGAACAGCGTCATAAAATTCGGAAAGCAAAACAGCAACGGAAGAAGCGACGTGAAGATCGCTCATAA